The genomic window TGATAAATAATTTGGGCTCTCATAGGTCACAGCATCAGCCAATAAATCCTGTGTCAACGGCTCAGGTTGGTTTACCGATGAGCCCGACGAGGAGAGCCTTTCACTCCCCGCTGGGCCTGGGCTCCCTGCGTCATTCCCATTGGCTGGGGCAGGTCCATCTCCCTCTTTCTCTAAAAGCTCTACAGCGCGAATAAGCCCTATGTATGGGCTCTGCGCTACTGTATCCAGATTTTTACTTGCGAAAAAATCCTCTATTTCCTGCTCTATACTTTTATCAAACCGGAGTCCCATAGCAAATACATATTTTTATGCTCCCTCTACTTCAATGAAAGCTCCTCCTACTACTCCCCCTTATCCTTCTCACTCGTCGTTTCGTTGGTCTTTTATATACCCATTTTCATTCCATTTGGACCCCTGGCAAATTCGAACTTTCGTTGAAATTGTCTCTATTCATATGTATGAAATACATATATGAAATACGTATGTGGAGTTCCCGAGAATTTCATGTGATTTAGTAAACAGAATATAGATTCCATAATTGCTAGATCGATCTGTAGGGATTGATGAAGAGTGAGCTGATAATGGAATTTTTCTTCGATAAACAGGAAACTTAAGATTAAGATGCTCCGGAATGGAAATGAGGGAATGTCCACAATACCCGGATTTAGTCAGATCCAATTCGAGGGATTTTGTAGGTTCATTAATCAAGGCTTGGCAGAAGAACTTGAGAAGTTTCCAACAATTAAAGATCCAGATCACGGAATGGATACGAAATCTAGAGGCGGCAGGTAAACTAGGGAAACAGAAACTATTGTTTTTGGTGAATTATCAGTGTGCAGATGAATTTCATCCACTGCTATTGAAGAAGCTTTTAGAGGGATATCTTGTCTTGTCGGACTAAGAGCTCTTATCTCTTTCTTTTCCCACGGTAACTAGAGATTGAATAATAGAAGCCTGATTCAATAATAGAAGCCAGATTCAATATCATAAGAAAATAGAGATTGTAGCGTAGAGTCAGGCTATCCCATGTGTGCAATAACAGCTTTGGGATCTTTCCTGTTAATGATGAATAGCTTGCCTCAACAGAGAATCAGAATTCTTTTTATTCGGTATAACAACCTTAAAAACGAATCGATCTAGATGCCCCGCTCTTGCCATCTTTGATGGAATTGAATCATCAACTGACTTACTTGAGGAATAAAAAAATCTGCAGCTTTCGATTCTTGTCTATCGGATTCTATTGAGAAGAAGGGACAACCATCCATCCTCCCCGAAACTAGTTTAGTGCCTGAACGAGATTGGTGGCACTTATGACGAGAAAACAAACTCTTTCTTCTGTTCAAAAGCTAGTAGTGCCGTAGTGCCAATCTACTCCGAAGAACAAGCTTCTTTGCAAAACTACTTTCTTCTACGGAGCTACCTCCGTCTCACTCTTGTACCGAATGCTACCTGGCATAACATCCTTACTTAAATATCTTCCGCTCTCCAGACTTCAACAGTGCCATCTTCCAGTAGGAAGAGAATCTTTTCATCCTCCCACCCAACCAAGTAGGCTTCTTTTCTATAAGAAATGCTGTCGATATTTCCTGCTAAATCCTGCTTATCCAATAAGTTTCGGATATCTATATCCTGGAGTAAGAAGGATTCACCTTCTTTTTAGTGGTGTTCCTTTATAAAATTTTTTAACGTTAGGGCCCCCAATGAATGTTTTCACTAACACTTGTGATAAACTCATCATCAAAAGTAAATCCTCTTGTTCTTTGAGCCAATACACAGCTATCCCTACCGGATTATTATTTTCAATCAACTCTTCCAGCCCTAGATATCCTCTATCACACTCCATATGAACTAGCTTATACATGAAAGCAGGAAAAGCCAATTCATTTATTCTCTAATAATAAATTACCGATAAAGGGTAGTTGTTTCGTAGGGATAATACCCTTATTAATTGATCCTTACGGAATGGAAGTAAGCCCCTTGTTCATAAGATCAAGAAAGTACGAGCGTCTTTCGAAGATTGGAAAATCTCCCATACTTGGAGAGAAGCAAACCAACCGGCCGATTTGCAATTGACTATGCTTAGTAGTTGACATCTTTGGTCAACACATTTTCCCTTCCATTTTGTAAAGTTAGTAGAAGAGGATAGATCCGGTAAATTGTACATACGAATGTCAATCTTAATTTTTGTAGATTAATACACTGGTAGGGGTCGATCAGGCAAATCCCAAAGCTGACCCCCGAACAGCTGCCGGACTGCTCTACTGATCTTCTCTCTCTTCAGACTCGCTGAACCTTCTCAAAGACTCCTTTTGTACTGAGAACACAATTCACCTTCTCACAAGAAGGCAAACCTTGTACGTTGATCGAATCTTCTTTCGCATCCAGAAGAGAGGCTGTGGGCTATCCGAGAGAGTGGTTCAGGTGACTACCGGAGTCATTGATTAAGCAGGTCAGATGGGCTTAGTAGGGCTCGAACCTACAATATCACCGTTATGAGCGGTACGTTTCAACCAATTAAACTATAAGCCCAATCGGATCTCTACATGCCGGGAAGAGCGGACAGAAAGAGGAGACCTTTGCTCTATCTCCTTCTTCCTCTTCCCGGGGCCCCAGAGGGGTTCTTTGGCAAGCCCTATTAAAGAAGCTAAGTGACGAAAGTCACTCAAGTAGTGAGTTTGAGAGTGACCGTTAGGGCGACCACTTGTACTTATAGGCCTTGGCGACCTATAGTCTTGTTACGCAACACAGCTTCACTCGATTCAGTAAATCAATAGTTCAAACCAGCCCACTAATAGCTTAGATAGTGGCCCTTCCACTTTGGTATAGTTGACCCTACCTATTGACTCAAGGTAAGACCTCTGACTCAAGGTTCATAGGAAGGGGGAACCCAGACGTAGTGGGATGTAGGCTTCAGTTGTTTTGGTACTTTTTCACTACGTCTTATTATTTTTTTTGTAACCGGCTTTTCACCGGCAGGTCAGTAGGCCTTTTAGAAGGCGAACAAACGAAAGTTCTCAGCGGGCGCTAGCGCTATCTTGTTCGCTTTTGTCAACTGAAGTCGCGCGTAGCGCCAACTAACTGATAGCTGATAGAGCGCGGAGCCCCGAGTCTAAGTGAGCAGAGCCATTTCTTTCTACTGTCGTCAAAAGAAAATAAAAGTACTAAAGGCGAAGGGCATTCTGTTGTACAGCTACTTTGGTATAGTTACAAAGGTAACCGGTAGGTGACTGTTGAATCGACAGTAGTTACGAAAGGGGGAAATAGCTCAGTTGGTTAGAGTGCTGGTCTGTCACGCCAGAAGTCGCGGGTTCGAACCCCGTTTTCCCCGCCCGATC from Oryza sativa Japonica Group mitochondrion, complete genome includes these protein-coding regions:
- the orf183 gene encoding orf183 (contains a part of atp6 and nad1), with the translated sequence MGLRFDKSIEQEIEDFFASKNLDTVAQSPYIGLIRAVELLEKEGDGPAPANGNDAGSPGPAGSERLSSSGSSVNQPEPLTQDLLADAVTYESPNYLSDAESTNSLGPVTDLASPLDPFSIHPIMDLLMGNYYLAFTNESLSMTVTVVFLLLRVYFLYIWVRAAFPRYRYDQLMGLSDDPKLKD